AGCTTAAGAAATTTAAGGCTGCCACTCCTGATCAGATGTACGAAGAAGTTAAAGAAATGGAATGGGAAAGAATTCTTTCTCCGGACGATTATCTCACGATTACTTCATCAGTCATTACTGAAACTATTACAGATACACGGTTTGCCAACGTCAGAGTTAAAGACGCCATTGTTGACAAGGTGCGTGAAAAACTGGGCAGAAGACCTTCTTCCGGTCCCGAAATGACAGGAATTATCGTTTTTCTCCATTGGAGAGGCGACGACTGTACTATTTATCTTGATACTTCCGGCGTGCCTCTTTCCAAAAGAGGTTATAGGAAGCTTCCTCATAAAGCTCCTTTACAAGAAACACTGGCTGCAACTCTGGTTAAAGCTACAGGGTGGACCGGACGCGGAAACTTTATTTCACCTATGTGTGGTAGTGGTACTCTTGCAATTGAGGCCGCTCTTATTGCTCTTTCCGGTGCTCCAGGACTTATCCGCGACACATACGCTTTCATGAGACTGCCTGGTTACAATGAGGCGTATTGGGATAATTTGTGTATGGAGGCTGAAGATAGAGAACGTACTTCATTTGATGGAAAAATTATTGCAACTGATCTTGATCCTGAAGCTGTCGAGGCTGCTCGTAAAAATGCCCGTGCAGCAGGGGTTGAACATCACATAGAATTTGACGTTTGTGATTTCCGGGATACGGTCATACCGGAAGGTAAGGGCATTATTATTTTTAATCCGGAATACGGCGAAAGGATGGGTGCTTCTACTCTGCTTGAGAAGATTTATACAGCTATAGGCGATTTTTTGAAAAATAAATGTCAGGGCTATAAAGGCTATGTTTTTACTGGAAATTCAGATTTAGCCAAATGTATAGGCCTTAGAACTTCCCGCAGACTTCTTTTTTATAATGCTAAAATTGAATGTAGATTGCTCGAATATGAAGTTTTTGCCGGTAGCGGTAAACGAAAATATTAATTTGATTTTGTTTTCCAGTATGCTACTTAGATATTTACTTGTTGAACGGATATCTAAGTAGCATACAATATAATTGTTAAGGAGTTTGGTT
The window above is part of the Maridesulfovibrio ferrireducens genome. Proteins encoded here:
- a CDS encoding class I SAM-dependent RNA methyltransferase; amino-acid sequence: MLDFERKSVVMVTCPKGFSPYLAEEITKMGFKVRNEFYAGVETKASLNECMRLNLWTRCGHRVLYQLKKFKAATPDQMYEEVKEMEWERILSPDDYLTITSSVITETITDTRFANVRVKDAIVDKVREKLGRRPSSGPEMTGIIVFLHWRGDDCTIYLDTSGVPLSKRGYRKLPHKAPLQETLAATLVKATGWTGRGNFISPMCGSGTLAIEAALIALSGAPGLIRDTYAFMRLPGYNEAYWDNLCMEAEDRERTSFDGKIIATDLDPEAVEAARKNARAAGVEHHIEFDVCDFRDTVIPEGKGIIIFNPEYGERMGASTLLEKIYTAIGDFLKNKCQGYKGYVFTGNSDLAKCIGLRTSRRLLFYNAKIECRLLEYEVFAGSGKRKY